DNA from Paraburkholderia sp. BL10I2N1:
ACAAGCAGTACGGCGATAACGAAGTCCTCAAGGGCGTCTCGCTCAAGGCGAATGCCGGCGACGTGATCAGCGTGATCGGCTCGTCCGGCTCCGGCAAGAGCACGATGCTTCGCTGTATCAACTTCCTCGAACAGCCGAACTCGGGGCGCATCTTCGTCGACAACGAGGAAGTGCGCACCGCGAAGGATCGCAACGGCGCGCTGCGCGTCGCCGACCAGAAACAGTTGCAACGCGTGCGCACCAAACTGTCGATGGTGTTTCAGCACTTCAACCTGTGGTCGCACATGTCCGTTCTGGAAAACGTGACGGAGGCGCCGGTCAACGTGCTCGGCCTGCCACGTCGCGAAGCCGAAGAGCGTGCACGCCAGTACCTCGAAAAGGTGGGTCTCGCTCCCCGTGTCGAGAAGCAGTACCCGTCGCATCTGTCGGGCGGCCAGCAGCAGCGCGTGGCGATTGCGCGGGCACTGGCGATGCACCCGGACGTGATGCTGTTCGATGAGCCGACGTCAGCGCTTGATCCGGAACTCGTGGGCGAGGTACTGAAAGTGATGCAGACGCTGGCCGAGGAAGGCCGCACGATGATCGTCGTCACGCACGAGATGGCGTTCGCGCGCAACGTGTCGAATCACGTGATGTTTCTGCATCAAGGGCGCGTCGAAGAAGAAGGACATCCCGAAGAAGTCTTCAAAAACACCAGGAGCGAGCGGTTAAAGCAGTTC
Protein-coding regions in this window:
- a CDS encoding ATP-binding cassette domain-containing protein, with translation MNTQKSKQQKLFVDELHKQYGDNEVLKGVSLKANAGDVISVIGSSGSGKSTMLRCINFLEQPNSGRIFVDNEEVRTAKDRNGALRVADQKQLQRVRTKLSMVFQHFNLWSHMSVLENVTEAPVNVLGLPRREAEERARQYLEKVGLAPRVEKQYPSHLSGGQQQRVAIARALAMHPDVMLFDEPTSALDPELVGEVLKVMQTLAEEGRTMIVVTHEMAFARNVSNHVMFLHQGRVEEEGHPEEVFKNTRSERLKQFLSGSLK